A section of the Streptomyces sp. CG1 genome encodes:
- a CDS encoding 5-dehydro-4-deoxyglucarate dehydratase: MTPAPLTERLRDPRGPLFFPVTAYGPDGSLDLDVYRTHVRRGVAAGAAAVFACCGTGEFHALLPEEFEACVRVAVEAAGGRVPVVAGAGYGTALAVRYARLAGAAGADGLLAMPPYLVLAGQEGLLRHYREIAAATALPVIVYQRDNAVFTPRTVVELARTDGIAGLKDGLGDLDLMQRIISAVRTEVPGDFLYFNGLPTAEQTQLAYHALGVTLYSSAVFCFAPEVALAYHRALTSGDTATLRRLLDGFYRPFVELRDQGRGYAVSLVKAGVRLRGLDVGEVRPPLHEPAEDHVKQLAQLIERGYALLEEDA; this comes from the coding sequence GTGACGCCAGCCCCTCTCACCGAACGGCTCCGCGACCCGCGCGGGCCGCTCTTCTTCCCGGTCACGGCCTACGGCCCCGACGGCTCACTCGATCTCGACGTCTACCGCACCCATGTCCGCCGGGGCGTCGCCGCCGGCGCCGCCGCCGTGTTCGCCTGCTGCGGCACCGGGGAGTTCCACGCGCTGCTGCCGGAGGAGTTCGAGGCCTGCGTCCGGGTGGCCGTCGAGGCGGCCGGCGGACGCGTCCCGGTCGTCGCGGGCGCCGGCTACGGCACCGCGCTCGCCGTCCGCTACGCGCGTCTCGCCGGGGCGGCCGGCGCCGACGGCCTCCTCGCCATGCCGCCCTACCTCGTCCTCGCCGGCCAGGAAGGCCTGCTGCGGCACTACCGGGAGATCGCCGCGGCCACCGCGCTGCCGGTCATCGTCTACCAGCGCGACAACGCCGTCTTCACCCCGCGGACGGTGGTCGAACTCGCCCGCACCGACGGGATCGCCGGACTCAAGGACGGCCTCGGCGACCTCGACCTGATGCAGCGGATCATCAGCGCCGTACGCACCGAAGTCCCCGGCGACTTCCTGTACTTCAACGGCCTGCCCACCGCCGAGCAGACCCAGCTCGCCTACCACGCCCTCGGTGTCACGCTGTACTCCTCGGCCGTCTTCTGCTTCGCCCCCGAAGTCGCCCTTGCCTACCACCGGGCCCTGACCTCCGGCGACACGGCGACCCTGCGGCGCCTTCTGGACGGCTTCTACCGCCCGTTCGTGGAACTGCGCGACCAGGGCCGCGGCTACGCCGTCTCCCTGGTCAAGGCGGGCGTACGGCTGCGCGGCCTGGACGTCGGCGAGGTCCGGCCCCCGCTGCACGAGCCGGCGGAGGACCACGTCAAACAGCTCGCCCAGCTGATCGAGCGGGGATACGCGCTGCTGGAGGAGGACGCGTGA
- a CDS encoding NAD-dependent epimerase/dehydratase family protein: MPAPRTVLLTGAAGGLGTLMRSLLPAYGYTLRLFDARPVDGEPDAITADLGDTAALREAVRGVDAILHLAGISLEAPFEKILKSNIEGTYNLYEAARREGVPRIVFASSNHAVGYTPAPRSGRPLIPIDTPRRPDTFYGLSKSFGEDLAQLYWDRHGLETVSVRIGSCFPEPTSVRMLSVWMSPADGARLFHAALTAERVGHTVVYGSSANTRLWWDLTSARALGYAPQDDSEPYAEKLIAEQGELDPENPAHSHLGGHFVNDPPIWPY; this comes from the coding sequence ATGCCCGCTCCCCGCACCGTTCTGCTCACCGGCGCCGCCGGCGGGCTCGGCACCCTGATGCGGTCCCTGCTGCCGGCGTACGGCTACACGCTGCGCCTGTTCGATGCGCGCCCCGTCGACGGCGAGCCGGACGCGATCACCGCCGACCTCGGTGACACGGCGGCGCTGCGCGAGGCCGTACGGGGCGTGGACGCGATCCTCCACCTCGCGGGCATCTCCCTGGAAGCCCCCTTCGAGAAGATCCTGAAGTCCAACATCGAGGGCACCTACAACCTCTACGAGGCCGCCCGCCGGGAGGGCGTGCCCCGGATCGTCTTCGCCTCCTCCAACCACGCCGTCGGCTACACCCCGGCCCCGCGCTCGGGCCGGCCACTGATCCCGATCGACACCCCGCGCCGCCCGGACACCTTCTACGGCCTGTCCAAGTCCTTCGGCGAGGACCTCGCCCAGCTGTACTGGGACAGGCACGGCCTGGAGACCGTGTCCGTGCGCATCGGCTCCTGCTTCCCGGAGCCGACGAGCGTGCGCATGCTCTCGGTGTGGATGAGCCCGGCCGACGGCGCCCGCCTCTTCCACGCGGCCCTGACCGCCGAGCGGGTCGGCCACACCGTCGTCTACGGCTCCTCCGCCAACACCCGGCTGTGGTGGGACCTGACCAGCGCACGGGCGCTCGGCTACGCGCCGCAGGACGACTCCGAGCCGTACGCCGAGAAGCTGATCGCCGAACAGGGCGAGCTGGACCCGGAGAACCCGGCACACAGCCACCTCGGCGGGCACTTCGTGAACGATCCGCCGATCTGGCCGTACTGA
- a CDS encoding DeoR/GlpR family DNA-binding transcription regulator: MSVRTAEERQRAIVLAARATGSVDVTALAAQLGVAKETIRRDLRALEDHGLVRRTHGGAYPVESAGFETTLAFRATSHVPEKRRIAAAAAELLGDAETVFVDEGFTPQLIAEALPTDRPLTVVTASLPVAGSLAEAENMSVLLLGGRVRAGTLATVDHWTTKMLAGFVVDLAFIGANGISREHGLTTPDPAVSEVKAQAMRAARRTVFAGVHTKFGAVSFCRFAEISALEAIVTSTQLPAAEAHRYSLLGPQVIRV, translated from the coding sequence ATGAGCGTGAGGACGGCGGAAGAACGCCAGCGCGCGATCGTGCTGGCCGCGCGTGCGACCGGCTCGGTCGACGTCACCGCGCTGGCCGCCCAGCTCGGCGTGGCCAAGGAGACCATCCGGCGCGATCTGCGCGCCCTGGAGGACCACGGTCTGGTCCGTCGTACACACGGCGGCGCCTATCCGGTGGAGAGCGCCGGCTTCGAGACGACGCTCGCCTTCCGGGCCACCAGCCACGTCCCCGAGAAGCGCCGGATCGCGGCCGCCGCGGCCGAGTTGCTCGGGGACGCCGAGACGGTCTTCGTGGACGAGGGGTTCACCCCGCAGCTCATCGCCGAGGCCCTGCCGACCGACCGGCCGCTGACCGTGGTCACCGCGTCCTTGCCGGTCGCGGGCTCCCTCGCCGAGGCCGAGAACATGTCGGTCCTGCTCCTCGGCGGGCGAGTGCGGGCCGGCACGCTGGCCACCGTCGACCACTGGACGACGAAGATGCTCGCGGGTTTCGTCGTCGATCTCGCCTTCATCGGCGCCAACGGCATCTCCCGCGAGCACGGCCTGACCACGCCCGACCCCGCGGTCAGCGAGGTCAAGGCGCAGGCGATGCGGGCCGCCCGGCGCACCGTCTTCGCGGGCGTGCACACCAAATTCGGCGCGGTCAGCTTCTGCCGGTTCGCCGAGATCAGCGCCTTGGAGGCGATCGTGACGAGTACCCAGCTCCCGGCCGCCGAAGCTCACCGCTACTCCCTGCTGGGCCCGCAGGTCATCCGGGTCTGA
- a CDS encoding sugar ABC transporter substrate-binding protein produces MRTQSRRRPRVTLAMAAAGTLLAPLLSGCWVGAGGTGSGGKSINVLMVNNPQMTELQKLAPRFTQETGIKVNFTVLPENDVRDKISQDFANQAGQYDVATLSNYEIPIYARNGWLHEMNSYVAKDPAYDEKDVLAPMRQSLTAADGKLYGQPFYGESSFLMYRKDVFAAKGLTMPAHPTWQQVADLAAQADGAQPGMKGICLRGLPGWGELIAPLTTVVNTFGGTWFDKNWKAHLDSPEFEKATKFYVDLVRGHGESGAAQSGFAECLNDMTQGKVAMWYDATSAAGLLEAKDSPVKGKLGYAPAPVEKTPAAGWLYTWAWGIQKASRNPDQAWKFVSWASSKEYEQLVGRTSGWSNVPAGKRASTYTNADYRRTAAAFQDMTKQAIESARPGDPGVQPRPAPGIQFVDIPEFTDLGTKVSQEISAAVAGRQSVDSALKNSQQLAEKISKEYEGR; encoded by the coding sequence ATGCGAACCCAGAGCCGACGGAGGCCGCGAGTCACACTCGCCATGGCCGCCGCAGGGACGCTGCTCGCCCCGCTGCTCTCCGGCTGCTGGGTCGGCGCAGGCGGGACCGGTTCCGGCGGCAAATCCATCAACGTGCTGATGGTCAACAACCCCCAGATGACCGAGCTGCAGAAGCTCGCCCCCCGCTTCACCCAAGAGACCGGAATCAAGGTCAACTTCACGGTCCTGCCCGAGAACGACGTCCGCGACAAGATCAGCCAGGACTTCGCCAACCAGGCCGGCCAGTACGACGTGGCGACTTTGAGCAACTACGAGATACCCATCTACGCCCGCAACGGCTGGCTGCACGAGATGAACTCGTATGTCGCCAAGGACCCCGCATACGACGAAAAGGACGTCCTGGCGCCCATGCGCCAGTCCCTGACCGCCGCCGACGGCAAGCTCTACGGCCAGCCGTTCTACGGCGAGTCGTCCTTCCTGATGTACCGCAAGGACGTGTTCGCGGCGAAGGGCCTCACCATGCCGGCCCACCCCACCTGGCAGCAGGTCGCCGACCTCGCCGCGCAGGCGGACGGCGCCCAGCCCGGGATGAAGGGCATCTGCCTGCGCGGCCTGCCCGGCTGGGGCGAGCTGATCGCGCCGCTGACCACGGTGGTGAACACCTTCGGCGGCACCTGGTTCGACAAGAACTGGAAGGCGCACCTCGACTCCCCCGAGTTCGAGAAGGCGACCAAGTTCTATGTCGACCTGGTCCGGGGGCACGGTGAGTCCGGCGCCGCCCAGTCCGGCTTCGCCGAGTGCCTCAACGACATGACCCAGGGCAAGGTCGCCATGTGGTACGACGCCACCTCCGCGGCCGGACTGCTCGAGGCGAAGGACTCCCCGGTCAAGGGCAAGCTCGGCTACGCCCCCGCACCCGTCGAGAAGACCCCGGCCGCCGGCTGGCTCTACACCTGGGCCTGGGGCATCCAGAAGGCCTCCCGAAACCCGGACCAGGCCTGGAAGTTCGTGTCCTGGGCGTCCAGCAAGGAGTACGAGCAGCTGGTCGGCCGGACCAGCGGCTGGTCGAACGTCCCGGCGGGCAAGCGGGCCTCGACGTACACGAACGCCGACTACCGCAGGACGGCGGCCGCCTTCCAGGACATGACGAAGCAGGCCATCGAGAGCGCCCGGCCGGGCGACCCCGGTGTGCAGCCGCGCCCCGCGCCCGGCATCCAGTTCGTGGACATCCCCGAGTTCACCGACCTCGGCACCAAGGTCTCCCAGGAGATCAGTGCGGCCGTAGCCGGACGCCAGTCCGTCGACTCGGCCCTGAAGAACTCCCAGCAACTCGCCGAGAAGATCTCCAAGGAGTACGAGGGACGATGA
- a CDS encoding carbohydrate ABC transporter permease, translating into MTATTAPYAATPVRATRQPSARLRAWATRAPLLPALIFMIIVTQLPFVATLVISFFHWNSLYPKARHFAGFDNYREVLTDPDLRHSVWTTVLLTVTVVLVSLILGLALALLLDHRFAGRGVVRTLLIAPFLVVPVAAALLWKHVLFNPEYGLLNGLLHYVGGPQPDWISNTPLIAVEAALVWQWTPFMMLILLAGLQSRDPEQMEAARVDGASEWQVFRYLTLPHLRRYLELGALLGSIYIVQNFDAVFTITSGGLGTANLPYTVYQTFYQAHENGLASAAGVLVVIGSIIIATFALRVVSSLFREEVSRA; encoded by the coding sequence ATGACCGCGACGACAGCCCCCTATGCGGCAACACCGGTACGCGCCACACGGCAGCCCTCCGCCCGTCTGCGCGCCTGGGCCACCCGGGCCCCCCTCCTGCCCGCCCTGATCTTCATGATCATCGTGACCCAGCTGCCGTTCGTGGCCACGTTGGTGATCTCCTTCTTCCACTGGAACTCCCTTTATCCGAAGGCCCGCCACTTCGCCGGCTTCGACAACTACCGCGAGGTGCTGACCGACCCGGACCTGCGCCACTCGGTGTGGACGACGGTGCTGCTCACGGTGACGGTGGTGCTGGTCAGCCTGATTCTGGGCCTGGCGCTGGCACTGCTTCTGGACCACAGGTTCGCCGGCCGGGGTGTCGTACGCACCCTGCTGATCGCGCCGTTCCTGGTGGTGCCGGTGGCCGCGGCCCTGCTCTGGAAGCACGTGCTCTTCAATCCCGAATACGGCCTGCTCAACGGCCTGTTGCACTACGTCGGCGGGCCACAGCCCGACTGGATCTCCAACACACCGCTCATCGCGGTCGAGGCCGCCCTGGTGTGGCAGTGGACGCCGTTCATGATGCTGATCCTGCTCGCCGGTCTGCAGAGCCGTGACCCCGAGCAGATGGAGGCCGCGCGGGTGGACGGCGCGAGCGAATGGCAGGTCTTCCGCTATCTGACCCTCCCGCACCTGCGCCGCTATCTCGAACTCGGCGCCCTGCTGGGCTCGATCTACATCGTCCAGAACTTCGACGCCGTCTTCACGATCACGTCCGGCGGCCTGGGCACCGCGAACCTGCCTTACACCGTCTACCAGACCTTCTACCAGGCCCATGAGAACGGCCTCGCCTCGGCCGCCGGGGTCCTGGTGGTCATCGGCTCCATCATCATCGCGACCTTCGCCCTGCGCGTGGTGTCGTCTCTCTTCCGCGAGGAGGTGTCCCGCGCATGA
- a CDS encoding carbohydrate ABC transporter permease produces MSGIAVTLKKHRGLSIGLLAWLVGIVFFLPIAWMALTSFHSEADAATNPPSFAASLTLDGYREFFGAGGGASPWPALINSAVASVFSTACVLLLALPAAYALSVRRVKKWTDVLFFFLSTKMLPVVAGLLPIYLFAKNTGMLDNIWYLVILYTSMNLPIAVWMMQSFLAEVPVAVIEAAQIDGARLPTILARVVAPIALPGIAATGLICFIFSWNELLFARVLTGVVAETAPVFLTGFITSQGLFLAKVCAASLVVSLPVLAAGFAAQDKLVQGLSLGAVK; encoded by the coding sequence ATGAGCGGCATCGCCGTAACTCTCAAGAAGCACCGGGGCCTGAGCATCGGCCTGCTGGCCTGGCTGGTCGGCATCGTCTTCTTCCTGCCCATCGCCTGGATGGCGCTGACGTCCTTCCACTCCGAGGCGGACGCGGCGACCAACCCGCCGTCCTTCGCGGCTTCGCTGACCCTCGACGGCTACCGTGAGTTCTTCGGCGCGGGCGGCGGCGCGAGCCCCTGGCCCGCACTGATCAACTCGGCGGTCGCGTCGGTGTTCTCGACGGCCTGTGTGCTGCTCCTCGCCCTGCCGGCGGCTTACGCGCTGTCGGTCCGGCGGGTGAAGAAGTGGACGGACGTCCTGTTCTTCTTCCTGTCCACGAAGATGCTGCCGGTCGTCGCCGGTCTGCTGCCGATCTACCTGTTCGCGAAGAACACCGGGATGCTGGACAACATCTGGTACCTGGTCATCCTCTACACCTCCATGAACCTGCCGATCGCGGTGTGGATGATGCAGTCCTTCCTCGCCGAGGTCCCGGTGGCGGTGATCGAGGCGGCGCAGATCGACGGCGCCCGGCTGCCGACGATCCTCGCGCGCGTGGTCGCCCCCATCGCGCTGCCCGGGATCGCCGCGACCGGCCTGATCTGCTTCATCTTCAGCTGGAACGAGCTGTTGTTCGCCCGAGTCCTGACGGGCGTGGTCGCCGAGACCGCCCCCGTCTTCCTGACCGGCTTCATCACCAGCCAGGGTCTGTTCCTGGCCAAGGTGTGCGCCGCGTCGCTCGTCGTCTCCCTGCCGGTGCTCGCCGCGGGGTTCGCCGCCCAGGACAAGCTGGTCCAGGGCCTGTCGTTGGGAGCTGTGAAATGA